From the Flavimarina sp. Hel_I_48 genome, one window contains:
- a CDS encoding alpha/beta hydrolase-fold protein: MATVSHIPYFSNILNRIIDIEVTGHWGHPILMFPSSYGTYTQNRDFGLNETVMHYVDQGRIKLYNIETLDGWSFYADHMSSENKIANYEQYLEFMVQELIPKIQQDCNTHRVAVAGCSFGGYHAGNIAFRFPDLVSHLFSMSGVFNIRNLTPLSDDMRIYFNCPDEFVLNDEPWKYNHMHIVLNTSDWDICLSRNQRMHHVLNTKGITHWYDERRWMEHDWPLWKMVFPEYIATYF; encoded by the coding sequence ATGGCAACTGTTTCACACATTCCCTATTTCTCGAATATATTAAACCGAATCATTGATATTGAGGTGACGGGTCACTGGGGGCACCCCATATTAATGTTCCCTTCTTCATACGGCACTTATACCCAAAACAGGGATTTTGGCCTTAATGAGACGGTCATGCATTATGTGGATCAGGGAAGGATAAAACTCTATAATATTGAAACGCTTGACGGCTGGTCTTTTTATGCAGACCATATGTCTTCTGAGAACAAGATTGCTAATTATGAACAGTACTTGGAGTTTATGGTGCAGGAGTTGATTCCCAAGATTCAGCAGGATTGCAATACGCACCGCGTGGCGGTTGCGGGGTGCAGTTTTGGTGGTTATCACGCAGGGAACATTGCTTTCCGGTTTCCAGACCTGGTATCGCATCTGTTTTCCATGTCTGGCGTGTTCAATATTCGTAACCTTACGCCACTCTCTGATGATATGCGCATTTATTTTAACTGCCCAGACGAATTTGTGCTTAACGATGAGCCCTGGAAGTATAACCACATGCATATCGTGCTCAATACTTCAGACTGGGATATTTGCCTTTCCAGAAACCAGCGTATGCATCATGTACTCAATACAAAAGGTATCACGCACTGGTATGATGAGCGCAGATGGATGGAGCATGACTGGCCTTTATGGAAAATGGTGTTCCCGGAATATATAGCAACTTATTTTTAA
- a CDS encoding type II toxin-antitoxin system PemK/MazF family toxin produces MQIKQYEIWIANLNPNKGTEPGKTRPVLIIQTDLLNAVPHPSTLICPLTTQVRKETKLLRVHLNKGIAGLNEDCDIMIDQIRVIDNQRLVEKIGVLPTRYLVEVKRNILTVLDL; encoded by the coding sequence ATGCAGATTAAACAATATGAAATTTGGATAGCCAACCTCAACCCTAATAAAGGAACAGAACCCGGCAAAACAAGACCAGTACTTATCATTCAAACCGATCTCCTCAACGCGGTTCCCCACCCCAGTACGTTGATTTGTCCATTGACCACGCAAGTAAGAAAAGAGACCAAATTATTACGTGTTCATCTAAACAAAGGAATCGCCGGTCTCAATGAAGATTGCGACATCATGATTGATCAGATAAGGGTAATTGACAATCAAAGATTGGTAGAAAAAATTGGTGTATTACCTACTCGATATCTAGTTGAAGTGAAGCGTAATATTTTGACTGTGTTGGATTTATAA
- a CDS encoding alpha/beta hydrolase yields MHFHINHISIKGCLYSDHLERTVDFRLFAPPTFWNNPEKFPVLLMNDGQDFEKMELEKTLSHAFASEQIKSFIYVGISAGNRLQEYGTAGCADFKGRGARAEKYSRFILKELIPFLKKEFNASHEKADWVFCGMSLGGLNAFDIGFNNPDYFDKIGVFSGSFWWRKKPYIKGDMVDRSRIVLDMVKNAEHDSHLKFWFQCGSQDERADRNDNGIIDSIDDTLDLVKELQTKGYSFPGDITYVQVEGGKHDLPTWAKVFPEFLRWAFGEGD; encoded by the coding sequence ATGCATTTTCACATAAACCATATTAGCATAAAAGGCTGCCTGTATTCTGATCATTTGGAACGTACGGTGGATTTTCGGCTCTTTGCCCCGCCTACTTTTTGGAACAATCCAGAGAAGTTTCCGGTATTGCTCATGAACGACGGTCAGGACTTTGAGAAAATGGAGCTGGAAAAGACACTTTCCCATGCGTTTGCTTCTGAACAAATCAAATCGTTTATCTATGTGGGGATTTCTGCCGGTAACCGCCTACAGGAATACGGTACAGCTGGTTGTGCCGATTTTAAAGGTCGTGGTGCACGGGCAGAAAAATACAGTAGGTTTATACTGAAGGAACTCATTCCATTTCTTAAAAAAGAGTTCAATGCTTCACATGAAAAAGCCGACTGGGTATTCTGCGGGATGTCCCTTGGCGGACTCAATGCTTTTGATATTGGCTTCAATAATCCCGATTATTTTGACAAAATTGGCGTTTTTAGTGGTTCTTTCTGGTGGCGCAAAAAACCGTATATAAAAGGGGATATGGTTGACCGAAGCCGTATTGTGCTTGATATGGTCAAAAATGCGGAGCATGACTCCCATCTTAAATTCTGGTTTCAGTGCGGTAGCCAGGATGAGCGTGCAGACCGCAACGACAATGGGATTATAGATTCAATTGACGACACGCTGGATCTGGTGAAAGAATTACAGACAAAGGGCTATTCTTTTCCGGGCGATATAACTTATGTGCAAGTAGAAGGCGGAAAACATGATCTGCCAACGTGGGCAAAAGTTTTTCCCGAGTTTTTGAGATGGGCTTTTGGGGAGGGCGATTGA
- a CDS encoding type 1 glutamine amidotransferase has translation MENTYRIAILDMNAGVQNEGMRCIQMISGQFLEQEGIKGNYDIFSVRTENELPDIKDYDIFISSGGPGSPLVQGESWEAPYFDFLDSILTHNLINHNKKFVFLICHSFQLAVLHWDLAKVTKRKSTSFGIMPVHKTDFGKTDELLEGLYNPFYAVDSRDYQVVRPNKLKIENMGGSILCKEKMRNHIQLERAIMAIRFSEEIIGVQFHPEADAEGMMRYFQKKEKRSQIVKRYGSKKYIQMMDFLDDDDKILMTHKLIIPRFLARAAEHIEENRYVPL, from the coding sequence ATGGAGAATACGTATCGAATTGCAATTTTAGACATGAATGCGGGTGTGCAAAATGAAGGTATGCGCTGCATACAAATGATCAGTGGGCAATTTTTAGAGCAAGAAGGAATAAAGGGAAATTATGATATTTTTTCGGTGCGTACCGAAAATGAACTTCCAGATATTAAGGATTACGACATTTTTATTTCCTCTGGCGGTCCTGGGTCACCGCTAGTGCAGGGCGAATCCTGGGAAGCGCCATATTTTGATTTTTTAGATTCAATATTGACCCACAACCTGATCAACCACAATAAAAAATTTGTGTTTTTGATCTGCCACTCGTTCCAGTTGGCCGTATTGCACTGGGATCTGGCCAAAGTAACCAAGCGCAAATCGACATCCTTCGGGATCATGCCCGTGCACAAGACAGATTTTGGCAAGACCGATGAATTGCTGGAAGGGCTTTACAATCCTTTCTATGCGGTAGATTCGCGCGATTATCAGGTTGTGCGACCCAATAAGCTGAAAATTGAGAATATGGGAGGTTCCATTTTGTGCAAGGAAAAAATGCGGAACCATATACAGTTGGAACGTGCTATAATGGCCATTCGCTTTAGTGAAGAGATTATTGGCGTTCAGTTTCATCCCGAGGCAGACGCTGAGGGCATGATGCGCTACTTTCAAAAAAAGGAAAAACGAAGCCAGATCGTAAAGCGCTACGGAAGCAAAAAATACATCCAAATGATGGATTTTCTGGATGACGATGATAAAATATTAATGACCCATAAACTGATAATCCCGCGCTTTTTAGCAAGGGCAGCAGAGCATATTGAAGAAAACAGATACGTACCCTTATGA
- a CDS encoding WD40/YVTN/BNR-like repeat-containing protein, whose amino-acid sequence MIKTTKNLLLLLLLIAFAKPDELKAQAFDESLYSALEYRLIGPFRGGRSAAVTGVAGKPDLFYFGATGGGVWRTTNGGREWENISDGFFGGSIGSVEVAPSDPNIIYVGGGEETVRGNVSSGYGAYKSIDAGKTWKHIGLENSRHIPRMRVHPTNPDIVYAAVLGNIYKPTEERGVYKSVDGGTTWKKVLFANENAGAVDLLLDPNNPRILYASTWNMQRTPYSLSSGGPGSALWKSTDSGENWTEISKNEGFPQDTLGIIGVTVSPVNSERVWAIVENKEKGGLYRSDDAGETWSLINTDRSLQQRAWYYMRVYADTQDENTVYVLNVDYHKSTDGGKTFEAHEAPHGDHHDLWIAPNDPKRMIMADDGGGQVTYNGGETWSTYYNQPTAQFYRITTDNHFPYRIYAAQQDNSTVRIQHRSGASSIGDEDWESTAGGESAHIAVDPENPEIVYGGSYDGFLTRMNHEKNTVRSVSVWPDNPMGHGAEDMKFRFQWNFPIMFSKHDPNKLYTFSNHVHVTTNEGQRWEVISPDLTRNDSTTLKSSGGPITQDNTSVEYYGTIFAANESPLEEGLIWVGSDDGRIHVTRDGGKNWEDVTPKKMPEWMMINSIEPSAFDAGTCYVAGTKYKSGDFAPYLYKTEDYGKSWEKITKGIPEEHFTRVVREDPKQEGLLYAGTETGMYISFDDGENWKPFQLNLPIVPITDLAIKDNDLIVATQGRSLWIIDDLTLLHQLYDVKNTDKPMIFQPEKVYRTEGGSRESKTAGTNHPNGVITYYYLPEFDAENDSISLTYFDAQNDTIKSYNSKSDKNKLEPKKGGNEFVWDMTYEGAERLDGMILWWASTDGPKQIPGDYTVKLNVNGTDYEQNYTVVPDPRAESTVADLQAQFDFITEVNKTVDDAHKSIKKIRNINDQLKAFTKQYKDDSALKELREKAETLSDSLESVEKALYQTKNRSGQDPLNFPIKLTNKLAHLNSLVGMGDFGPTDQDLAVKKELTKKIDKQLSEFNALLSQQVVEFNKAFNEKNLNYLFVEVSE is encoded by the coding sequence ATGATTAAAACTACAAAAAACCTACTTTTATTACTCCTTTTAATTGCTTTTGCAAAACCAGATGAACTCAAGGCGCAAGCTTTTGATGAATCCCTTTATTCTGCGCTTGAATATCGCTTGATAGGTCCTTTTCGTGGGGGACGAAGTGCTGCAGTTACCGGCGTTGCCGGTAAACCAGACCTCTTTTATTTTGGTGCTACCGGCGGTGGCGTTTGGCGTACTACCAATGGCGGCCGGGAATGGGAAAACATCTCCGATGGCTTTTTTGGTGGGAGCATTGGTTCTGTTGAGGTTGCTCCCAGCGATCCCAATATCATTTATGTGGGCGGCGGTGAAGAAACGGTGCGCGGTAACGTTTCTTCCGGTTATGGGGCGTATAAATCCATAGATGCCGGGAAGACCTGGAAACACATTGGGCTTGAGAACAGCAGGCATATTCCGCGTATGCGCGTGCATCCCACAAACCCTGATATTGTTTACGCAGCGGTTTTGGGCAACATCTATAAACCTACCGAAGAACGCGGTGTTTACAAGTCCGTAGACGGTGGTACAACCTGGAAAAAAGTACTTTTTGCCAATGAAAATGCCGGCGCTGTAGATCTTTTACTTGATCCCAATAATCCGCGTATTTTATATGCTTCCACATGGAATATGCAACGCACCCCTTACAGCCTGAGCAGTGGCGGCCCTGGTTCTGCGCTGTGGAAAAGTACCGATAGCGGTGAAAACTGGACCGAAATCTCCAAAAATGAAGGCTTTCCGCAGGATACTTTAGGCATTATTGGCGTTACGGTTTCGCCCGTAAATTCTGAGCGCGTGTGGGCAATTGTGGAAAATAAAGAAAAAGGCGGACTTTACCGTAGCGATGATGCCGGGGAGACCTGGTCGCTTATCAATACAGACCGAAGCCTGCAGCAACGCGCGTGGTATTACATGCGCGTGTATGCAGATACGCAAGATGAGAATACGGTGTATGTACTCAACGTAGATTATCACAAAAGCACCGATGGCGGAAAAACTTTTGAGGCACATGAAGCGCCACATGGCGATCACCACGATTTATGGATCGCTCCAAACGATCCAAAACGCATGATCATGGCAGACGATGGGGGCGGCCAGGTAACTTACAATGGTGGAGAGACCTGGAGTACCTACTACAATCAGCCCACTGCGCAATTTTACCGCATTACTACAGATAATCATTTCCCGTACCGTATTTATGCCGCGCAGCAGGACAATTCTACCGTGCGCATACAACATCGCAGTGGCGCCAGTTCCATTGGGGACGAGGACTGGGAGTCTACAGCCGGTGGCGAAAGTGCCCATATCGCCGTGGATCCAGAAAACCCGGAGATTGTTTATGGCGGCAGTTATGATGGTTTTCTTACCCGTATGAATCATGAGAAAAACACGGTGCGATCAGTTTCGGTATGGCCAGATAACCCTATGGGACACGGGGCCGAGGATATGAAATTCCGTTTTCAATGGAATTTTCCCATTATGTTTTCAAAACACGATCCCAACAAACTATATACCTTTTCTAACCACGTACATGTCACTACAAATGAAGGCCAGAGATGGGAAGTTATAAGTCCAGACCTGACCAGAAACGATTCTACCACGCTAAAATCTTCCGGCGGACCGATTACTCAGGATAACACTTCCGTGGAATATTACGGGACCATTTTTGCTGCAAATGAAAGTCCGTTAGAAGAAGGGTTAATCTGGGTGGGCAGCGATGATGGACGCATTCATGTTACCCGTGATGGAGGGAAAAACTGGGAAGATGTAACGCCGAAGAAAATGCCAGAATGGATGATGATCAACAGCATTGAACCCAGTGCCTTTGATGCGGGAACATGTTATGTGGCCGGAACAAAATATAAATCAGGGGATTTTGCGCCGTATTTGTACAAAACGGAAGACTACGGTAAGTCCTGGGAGAAGATCACCAAGGGAATTCCTGAAGAACATTTTACGCGTGTGGTTCGGGAAGATCCCAAGCAAGAAGGTTTGCTCTATGCCGGTACAGAAACCGGGATGTATATTTCCTTTGACGATGGTGAAAACTGGAAACCTTTTCAGTTGAATTTGCCCATTGTACCCATAACCGACCTGGCGATAAAAGACAATGACCTTATTGTCGCAACCCAGGGCAGAAGCCTCTGGATCATTGATGACCTTACCCTTTTACATCAATTATACGATGTGAAAAATACAGATAAACCGATGATCTTTCAGCCAGAAAAAGTATATAGGACAGAGGGTGGTAGCCGGGAGAGCAAAACGGCTGGTACAAATCATCCCAATGGCGTGATAACCTATTATTACCTGCCGGAATTTGATGCGGAAAATGACAGTATTTCCCTTACCTATTTTGATGCGCAAAACGACACCATAAAATCTTACAATTCTAAAAGCGATAAGAACAAATTAGAACCGAAAAAAGGAGGTAACGAGTTTGTCTGGGATATGACCTATGAAGGCGCAGAGCGCCTTGACGGTATGATTTTATGGTGGGCAAGCACAGATGGGCCAAAACAAATTCCCGGTGATTATACCGTAAAACTCAATGTAAACGGCACAGATTATGAGCAAAATTATACCGTTGTCCCAGATCCTCGTGCAGAGTCTACCGTAGCCGATTTGCAGGCGCAATTTGATTTTATCACCGAAGTAAACAAAACAGTGGATGACGCACATAAAAGCATTAAGAAAATACGGAATATCAATGACCAACTTAAAGCTTTTACAAAACAGTACAAAGATGATTCAGCGTTGAAAGAACTACGGGAAAAGGCTGAAACGCTTTCTGATAGCCTGGAATCTGTAGAAAAAGCATTGTACCAGACCAAAAACAGAAGTGGACAAGATCCTTTGAATTTTCCTATCAAATTGACCAATAAATTGGCGCATTTGAACAGTTTAGTAGGTATGGGCGATTTTGGACCCACTGATCAGGATCTGGCCGTCAAAAAAGAGCTGACCAAAAAAATAGATAAACAGTTGTCTGAATTTAATGCGTTGCTATCCCAGCAAGTTGTAGAATTCAACAAAGCGTTTAATGAGAAAAACCTGAATTATTTGTTTGTGGAAGTTTCCGAATAG
- a CDS encoding prolyl oligopeptidase family serine peptidase produces MSLEYPETKKVDTIDTYFGEEVKDPYRWLEDDRSAETEAWVKAENKVTYDYLEKIPYREEIKQKLEKIWNYEKIGAPFKEGNYTYFYKNDGLQNQYVIYRYKTGENPDTATVFLDPNTFSEDGTVSLGGMNFSKNGKLAAYSISEGGSDWRKVLVMNAENSEIMEDTLKDIKFSGMSWLGNEGFYYSSYDKPEGSELSAKTDQHKVYYHKLGTPQRDDALIYGGTEDQKHRYISAQVTEDDHYLIINPRTSTSGNKLMIKDLTKPGSDFVTILDNTDTDSGVLDNVGSKLYIATNRNAPNRKIVTVDATNPTPENWVDFIPETKNVLSPSTGGGSIFAEYMVDAVSQVKQYDYDGKLIREVELPGVGSVGGFGAEKEDKALYYSFTNYVTPGNIYKYDISSGKSELFQKPGINFDPEQYESKQVFYTSKDGTKVPMIITHKKGIKLDGKNPTMLYGYGGFDISLTPSFSITNAIWMEMGGIYAVPNLRGGGEYGKEWHDGGIKMKKQNVFDDFIAAAEYLIANDYTSKEYLAIRGGSNGGLLVGATMTQRPDLMQVALPAVGVMDMLRYHTFTAGAGWAYDYGTSEDSKEMFEYIKGYSPVHNVKAGNDYPATLVTTGDHDDRVVPAHSFKFAAELQEKQTGNAPVLIRIETDAGHGAGTPVSKTIEQTADIFAFTFYTMGFEKLPK; encoded by the coding sequence ATGAGCTTAGAATATCCTGAAACCAAGAAGGTAGATACTATTGACACCTATTTTGGCGAAGAAGTAAAAGACCCTTACCGCTGGCTTGAAGACGATCGCAGCGCAGAAACCGAAGCCTGGGTAAAGGCAGAAAACAAAGTCACGTATGATTATTTAGAAAAAATCCCCTACCGCGAAGAAATAAAGCAAAAACTGGAGAAAATCTGGAATTATGAAAAAATAGGCGCGCCTTTTAAAGAAGGTAATTATACCTATTTCTATAAAAATGATGGCCTGCAGAACCAGTACGTCATTTACAGATATAAAACAGGGGAAAATCCTGATACAGCGACTGTTTTTCTGGATCCCAATACATTTTCTGAAGACGGAACGGTGTCCCTGGGCGGTATGAATTTTTCAAAAAATGGAAAACTTGCAGCCTACAGTATTTCTGAAGGAGGGAGCGACTGGCGCAAGGTACTTGTCATGAACGCTGAAAATAGCGAGATTATGGAAGATACTCTCAAAGATATTAAATTTAGTGGTATGTCCTGGTTGGGAAATGAAGGTTTTTATTACTCCAGTTATGACAAACCAGAGGGCAGCGAACTTTCGGCAAAAACAGATCAGCATAAAGTTTATTATCACAAATTGGGCACGCCGCAAAGAGATGATGCGCTAATTTATGGTGGGACCGAAGATCAAAAGCACCGTTATATTAGTGCACAGGTAACAGAAGATGATCATTACCTCATCATTAATCCACGTACCTCAACTTCTGGAAATAAATTGATGATCAAAGACCTTACAAAACCCGGAAGTGATTTTGTGACTATTCTTGACAATACGGACACTGATTCTGGTGTATTGGATAATGTAGGTTCAAAACTTTACATCGCGACAAATAGGAACGCGCCCAACCGAAAAATAGTTACCGTAGATGCGACAAACCCAACGCCTGAGAATTGGGTAGACTTTATTCCAGAAACAAAAAATGTGCTTTCCCCTTCTACCGGCGGCGGTTCCATTTTTGCAGAATATATGGTTGATGCTGTATCACAGGTAAAACAATACGATTATGATGGTAAATTGATTCGTGAAGTAGAACTTCCGGGCGTGGGGAGCGTAGGTGGTTTTGGTGCCGAAAAAGAAGATAAAGCACTTTATTATTCTTTTACAAACTATGTTACTCCCGGTAACATTTACAAATATGATATCTCCAGTGGAAAGTCAGAACTGTTTCAAAAACCAGGTATCAATTTTGATCCTGAACAGTATGAAAGCAAGCAGGTTTTTTATACTTCAAAAGATGGCACCAAAGTGCCCATGATCATTACCCATAAAAAAGGAATTAAACTTGATGGTAAAAATCCTACAATGCTATACGGCTACGGTGGTTTTGACATTAGCCTCACCCCTTCTTTCAGCATCACCAATGCAATCTGGATGGAAATGGGAGGTATTTATGCGGTGCCCAACCTTAGAGGCGGTGGCGAATATGGTAAAGAGTGGCACGACGGGGGCATCAAGATGAAGAAACAGAATGTTTTTGATGATTTTATCGCAGCTGCGGAATATCTGATCGCGAATGATTATACTTCAAAAGAATATCTTGCCATTCGTGGTGGTTCAAACGGTGGACTTTTAGTGGGTGCCACCATGACCCAGCGGCCAGATCTTATGCAGGTTGCGCTTCCCGCGGTAGGTGTTATGGATATGCTACGTTACCACACTTTTACTGCCGGTGCAGGCTGGGCGTATGATTATGGAACTTCTGAAGATAGTAAGGAAATGTTTGAATACATCAAAGGTTATTCACCGGTACACAATGTAAAAGCTGGCAATGATTATCCCGCGACACTGGTAACCACGGGCGATCATGATGACCGCGTAGTACCGGCACACAGCTTTAAATTTGCTGCGGAATTGCAGGAAAAACAAACGGGTAATGCTCCTGTTCTCATTCGCATTGAAACAGATGCCGGTCATGGCGCAGGAACACCCGTGAGCAAAACCATCGAGCAAACCGCAGACATTTTTGCCTTTACATTCTATACTATGGGGTTTGAAAAGCTACCGAAATAA
- a CDS encoding ABC transporter ATP-binding protein — translation MLQVKIDKFAYDQEIVLQDMDFTVSEGRHISILGESGCGKSTLLQLIYGLYHLENGQIFWKEKELLGPNFNLVPGEPFIKYLAQDFDLMPYISVADNIGKFLSRNFMKERNARVAELLEVVDLTAFKDVHVKLLSGGQKQRVALARAIAKEPELLLLDEPFSHIDNFRRNDLRRRLYIYLKKENITCITATHDSEEALSFSDEIKIMRDGMFMQTATPENLYKHPKNAYVASFFGDVIHLSGALFENIEDQELLLLPHQLVVSQSRTSLEVTVKKSYFKGNFYLIQADFEGKNVFFNHGEALDSHKNVYLKQAAF, via the coding sequence ATGCTCCAAGTCAAAATAGATAAATTCGCCTACGATCAGGAAATCGTTCTTCAGGATATGGATTTTACAGTTTCTGAAGGGCGGCATATTTCTATACTGGGCGAAAGTGGCTGCGGAAAAAGCACCCTTTTACAGCTTATTTATGGCCTTTATCATCTGGAAAACGGACAGATTTTCTGGAAAGAAAAGGAACTGCTTGGGCCTAATTTCAACCTTGTTCCCGGCGAACCGTTTATCAAATACCTCGCGCAGGATTTTGATCTGATGCCTTACATTTCCGTGGCTGATAATATTGGGAAGTTCCTGTCGCGCAATTTTATGAAAGAACGTAATGCGCGCGTAGCAGAATTACTTGAAGTCGTAGATCTTACAGCTTTTAAAGATGTACATGTAAAACTGCTCAGCGGTGGCCAAAAACAACGTGTGGCGCTGGCTCGCGCTATCGCTAAGGAACCAGAATTGCTGCTGCTCGACGAACCCTTTAGTCATATAGACAATTTTAGGAGAAATGATCTTCGGCGACGGCTGTATATTTATTTAAAAAAAGAAAATATTACATGCATAACCGCTACTCACGATAGCGAGGAAGCGCTTTCTTTTTCTGATGAAATAAAAATAATGCGCGATGGCATGTTTATGCAGACGGCTACTCCAGAAAATCTCTATAAACACCCTAAAAACGCGTATGTAGCCTCATTTTTTGGCGATGTTATCCATTTATCTGGAGCGCTTTTTGAAAATATTGAAGATCAGGAACTGCTTTTACTTCCGCATCAACTGGTTGTTTCACAATCAAGAACATCTCTGGAAGTGACCGTCAAAAAAAGCTATTTTAAGGGTAATTTCTACCTGATTCAGGCCGATTTTGAGGGTAAAAACGTCTTTTTTAATCACGGTGAGGCGCTAGATAGTCATAAAAATGTTTATTTAAAGCAAGCTGCATTTTAA
- a CDS encoding carboxylate-amine ligase: MKNFTLGIEEEFQILDSDTLMLRSHMSKILDGGKVFLQERIKEEMHQAVVEMGTNVCENINQARDEVSYLRQQVIQLADNEGMKVAAAGTHPFSHWSDQLITPNPRYDALIEEMKDVARSNLIFGLHVHVGIPDREEGLQIMNVARYFLPHLYALSTNSPFWEARDTGFKSYRSKIFDKFPRTGIPPYFSSVAEYDKFVEILVKTNCIDNGKKIWWDIRLHPFFPTVEFRICDMAMTVDEVICIAALMQCIIAKLHKLQEQNLTFRTYRRVLINENKWRAARWGVDAKLIDFGKKEEVNFTVLINELLEFIDDVVDELGCRKEVNFVHNMIQQGSGADRQLAVFKETGDLKEVVRYIVGETGKGL; encoded by the coding sequence ATGAAAAACTTTACTTTAGGAATTGAAGAAGAATTCCAGATTCTTGATAGTGATACGCTGATGCTGCGCTCCCACATGTCTAAAATTCTGGACGGTGGCAAGGTTTTTCTGCAGGAACGCATTAAAGAAGAAATGCACCAGGCCGTGGTGGAAATGGGAACCAATGTTTGTGAGAACATCAACCAGGCGAGGGATGAGGTTTCTTATCTGCGCCAGCAGGTAATTCAGTTGGCCGATAATGAAGGAATGAAGGTAGCCGCGGCGGGTACACACCCTTTTTCGCATTGGAGCGACCAGTTGATCACACCAAACCCACGTTACGATGCGCTCATCGAGGAAATGAAAGATGTGGCGCGCTCCAATCTTATTTTTGGACTGCATGTACATGTGGGTATTCCTGACCGGGAGGAGGGTCTGCAAATTATGAACGTAGCGCGGTACTTTCTTCCGCATTTGTATGCGTTGTCCACAAATTCGCCTTTCTGGGAAGCGCGCGATACCGGTTTTAAATCCTACCGCTCTAAGATTTTTGATAAATTTCCACGTACGGGCATTCCACCATATTTCAGCAGTGTGGCAGAATATGATAAGTTTGTTGAGATCCTGGTTAAAACTAATTGTATTGATAACGGTAAGAAAATCTGGTGGGATATTCGGTTACATCCATTTTTTCCCACGGTAGAATTTCGCATTTGCGACATGGCCATGACGGTTGATGAAGTGATCTGTATAGCCGCGCTCATGCAGTGCATTATTGCAAAGCTGCACAAGCTGCAGGAGCAAAACCTTACGTTTAGAACGTATCGCCGCGTACTTATCAATGAAAATAAGTGGCGGGCGGCGCGCTGGGGAGTAGATGCAAAGCTCATTGACTTTGGTAAAAAAGAAGAGGTGAATTTTACGGTTTTGATCAACGAACTTTTAGAATTTATAGATGATGTGGTTGATGAGTTGGGCTGCCGTAAAGAGGTCAACTTCGTTCATAATATGATTCAGCAGGGATCTGGGGCAGACCGCCAGCTGGCAGTATTTAAGGAAACCGGGGATCTCAAGGAAGTGGTGCGCTACATTGTGGGTGAAACAGGAAAGGGGCTTTAA
- a CDS encoding type II toxin-antitoxin system RelE/ParE family toxin, whose protein sequence is MAYRIKLTPIATIELKDSIDYYSNINRRVAQDFLSRISDMLDDIEQEPFHYREIGKGFRQVPVHKFAFVIIYEIIAETVAVHSFLHTSRNPNQKPPKT, encoded by the coding sequence ATGGCTTATAGAATTAAGCTAACCCCCATAGCAACAATTGAATTAAAGGATTCCATTGATTATTATTCAAACATTAATCGAAGAGTTGCTCAAGATTTTTTGAGTCGCATCAGCGATATGCTTGACGACATAGAGCAAGAACCATTTCATTACAGGGAAATAGGTAAAGGCTTTAGGCAGGTACCTGTCCATAAATTTGCATTTGTTATTATTTATGAAATAATAGCTGAAACCGTAGCTGTTCATTCTTTTTTACACACCAGTAGAAACCCTAACCAAAAACCACCTAAAACATGA